A window from Fragaria vesca subsp. vesca linkage group LG5, FraVesHawaii_1.0, whole genome shotgun sequence encodes these proteins:
- the LOC101298719 gene encoding uncharacterized protein LOC101298719 — MALSQKNVLTKPPANVSAKKLPTKAATSPSAKEAESPHLSLTRIGQIPYCTWTATEIREKVPDCWAYPQPLAPPLSLMYPECDWRNRDYKKRRRIINWTLRLGGSKSKPKTTTPTSVVDIVRDAAAEASKPETGDSSMKVVVVDKYVLEKSIADERIKSTKSSKCLNEVVFLWEIIDFVSVPLRGFTRMEVASR, encoded by the exons ATGGCACTATCCCAAAAGAACGTCCTGACGAAGCCACCGGCAAATGTCTCAGCAAAAAAGCTCCCGACGAAGGCAGCAACAAGTCCCTCGGCTAAAGAAGCAGAAAGCCCCCACTTATCCCTCACAAGAATAGGGCAAATTCCATACTGTACTTGGACGGCGACGGAGATCCGAGAAAAAGTTCCCGATTGTTGGGCATATCCCCAACCACTAGCTCCACCACTGTCTCTAATGTATCCCGAGTGCGATTGGCGGAATCGAGATTACAAGAAGAGAAGAAGAATCATAAATTGGACACTGCGGCTAGGGGGGTCGAAGTCGAAGCCTAAAACCACTACACCAACCTCTGTGGTGGATATCGTGAGAGACGCTGCAGCTGAGGCGTCGAAACCCGAAACGGGTGACTCCTCAATGAAAGTGGTGGTGGTTGATAAATATGTACTGGAGAAATCTATAGCTGATGAGAGGATTAAGTCCACAAAGTCCTCAAAG TGCTTAAATGAAGTTGTGTTTTTATG GGAGATAATTGATTTTGTTTCAGTTCCTCTTCGAGGCTTCACAAGAATGGAAGTTGCTTCCAGATGA
- the LOC101299011 gene encoding transmembrane protein 87B-like, with product MDFTFQKSSTRITTTHIALLLLLTSFFNSNPANASIHIYHKDVFREVGNAFLLSGGSEGIAASPSSRSYIRFENITFWRNEAAADRKRSNGLIQVIIFEAADRNNIGGSAYGGQRSICCTPDLAKMEGCKQGEVIRRPSAADANWPVVLNVKFRGKSLSKEMDYKEISITKTGMYNLFFVACDPKLKELVMSGKTVWRSPDGYLPGRMAPLMKFFVFMALAYVLIGVIWLIQYVRFWDDILQLQHCITAVIALGLFEMILWYADYVNFNNTGMRPVFLTTLVVTVGAVRKTVSRLLILTVSMGYGVVRPTLGGLTSKVLLLGVTFFLATELLNITEYVGTINDVSGRARLFLVLPDAFLDAFLILWIFTSLSKTLEQLQTKRSSVKLDMYRKFSNALAVTVIASLAWIAYEVYFKATDPFNEKWHSAWIITAFWDILAFALLCVICYLWAPSQNSQRYAYSEKLGEDSDDEESQSLTAGKPEGDISLVNQEVKDVGSTGDSDEEDTEEDKRE from the exons ATGGATTTCACATTTCAGAAAAGTAGCACAAGAATCACCACCACCCACATTGCCCTCCTCCTCCTCTTGACATCATTCTTCAATTCCAATCCGGCCAACGCCTCCATCCATATCTACCACAAAGACGTCTTCCGCGAAGTTGGCAACGCCTTCCTCCTCTCCGGCGGCAGCGAAGGAATCGCCGCCTCTCCCTCCTCCCGCTCTTATATCCG ATTTGAGAATATCACCTTCTGGAGGAATGAGGCTGCAGCTGACAGGAAGCGTAGCAATGGGCTGATACAGGTCATCATTTTCGAAGCTGCGGATCGGAATAATATCGGCGGTTCTGCTTATGGAGGACAGAGATCTATATGTTGCACCCCTGATCTTGCAAAGATGGAAGGTTGTAAGCAAGGGGAGGTCATTAGGAGACCTTCTGCCGCTGATGCTAATTGGCCTGTTGTGTTGAATGTCAAGTTCAGAGGGAAGAGTCTGTCTAAAGAGATGGATTACAAAGAGATTTCGATCACGAAAACGGGGATGTATAACTTGTTTTTTGTGGCATGTGATCCGAAACTGAAGGAATTGGTAATGAGTGGGAAGACGGTGTGGAGAAGTCCTGATGGTTATCTACCTGGTCGAATGGCTCCACTGATGAAGTTTTTCGTGTTCATGGCACTTGCTTATGTGCTGATTGGTGTAATTTGGCTTATTCAGTATGTGAGGTTCTGGGATGATATTCTGCAACTTCAGCATTGCATCACGGCTGTAATTGCTCTTGGATTGTTTGAGATGATTCTTTGGTATGCTGACTATGTCAATTTTAATAATACAGGGATGAGGCCAGTTTTTCTTACGACATTGGTTGTGACGGTTGGAGCTGTGAGAAAAACTGTTTCCCGTCTCCTTATCCTCACTGTTTCTATGGGCTATGGTGTAGTACGGCCTACTCTTGGGGGTCTTACCTCCAAGGTGCTTTTGCTTGGAGTAACATTTTTTCTGGCCACAGAGTTGCTTAATATTACCGAGTATGTTGGGACAATTAATGATGTATCAGGAAGAGCGAGATTATTTCTTGTTCTTCCTGATGCTTTCTTGGATGCATTTTTAATCTTGTGGATTTTCACTTCTCTCTCAAAAACACTAGAACAGCTACAG ACAAAGAGAAGCTCTGTCAAGTTGGATATGTATAGGAAGTTCTCAAATGCATTAGCAGTGACAGTCATTGCCTCACTCGCATGGATTGCTTATGAG GTGTACTTCAAAGCAACAGATCCCTTCAACGAGAAGTGGCATAGTGCTTGGATCATCACTGCTTTCTGGGATATTCTTGCATTTGCATTGCTGTGCGTTATCTGCTATCTTTGGGCACCATCTCAGAACTCTCAGCG GTATGCATACTCAGAGAAGCTAGGAGAAGATTCTGATGATGAAGAATCTCAGTCTCTAACTGCGGGCAAGCCAGAGGGTGATATCAGTTTAGTCAATCAAGAAGTGAAGGATGTTGGAAGCACGGGAGATTCTGATGAAGAGGACACAGAAGAAGATAAGAGGGAATGA